DNA from Drosophila gunungcola strain Sukarami chromosome 3L unlocalized genomic scaffold, Dgunungcola_SK_2 000002F, whole genome shotgun sequence:
CCTACATGTTTGGCATCTTATCGGTGTTGATGTTTGTGTTGATATTTTGGTCATCAATGATGGATATAGTGGCCTCTTTTGTGGTCTCCAGTTTGCAACGGAGATTCACTTGAAGGTTGGTTTGGTTGTCGAGTATATTAAGTTCACAGTACTCCACCTGGAATAAAATACATGTTTGCAGTCCTCATTCGGAAACCCTCAACTAAACAAACCTCGTTCATGTTGCGAAATACGGCAAGACATCCCTTCATGGATATCTTGCAGTAGAAATCCGAGTTGGGGGGCATGTCAAACACCTCAAACATGGATCTTCTGAAGGATATGCTGCCCACCGCCGATTGAGTGGCATTAATGGCCCTCATTTGCAATCCCTGTTGGTCAATCTCGATGAACATTTCCTTGCCCATCTTGGACAGCGATTGCACGGCTTTGGCAATGACTAAAAAGTGAATTGGGATATTGCGAAatgatatataaatttcaCAAGTCTTTAAAGCTTACCCCTTGCATTGCTGCCCTCTAAAGTGTATTTCATTGGCAATATTTGCGTAAATTATTGGTCCTGAAATACGCGCtgaaatttgtaaacaaacaGTTAGAGTGACCGTAAACTCTTAAGGAGTAAAATACCAAGAACATATTTATCGGctattttggtatttttcaTAATGATAGTTATTATTCTAGAGTGTCTGGTCACACTCGTCACAGGCCGGTCGAACGCCACATCAgttctaaatttaattaacaaaaactgGGCTAAAACCAGCTAAAAACTGGTGGAAAAGTGAGTTTACCTGCGCGGGAATACCTGAAGTTCTTCTGCATTGGACCAATCGTAATGTGCGTTGTGCAAATCGCGTAGAAAACGAGTGAACACAATGTTACGTGCCGTGGctttgtgtgtgtctgtggtGCTCCTAGCACTACTATATACGCCGATATCTGGCGAATCGAGTCAGAGCTACCCCATCACCACGCTGATCAATGCCAAGTGGACGCAGACGCCTTTGTATCTGGAGATCGCCGAATATCTGGCCGATGAGCAGGCGGGCCTCTTCTGGGACTACGTTTCGGGGGTGACCAAATTGGACACGGCTCTGAATGAATATGgtttgtttaaacaaatgaTGGGCAAACCCGCATTTTATGGCTGCAGATTAAACTTTATTAGATCTTACTTTATATTATAGTTAATCAATGATATTCGTTTCCTCCGTTTATGGATGATAGAAGATGGAAAAACCCATTTTATAAGGCTATCCTACACCTGTAATCTTAGTAAATCATAAGCAGTTTTAGTTTATCATTTGCTCGTTAAGAATTGTTGGGAATTGAAGTAATAACCCTGGTTCTGGTTCTTTCACTtaatatacaataaaaatagtaCTTTAAAGAGTAagagtttaaataaaaagtgtttaaagttttaatcgCAAAAGCCTTATAATGTGATTTTCCCCTTAAAAACggcattattttattaaatacatttaccCTTTCTAGAAACCGAGTCGCAGCAGTACAATGTCGCTTTGGAACTGGTCAAGAATCACGTCAGTTCGCCCCAGTTGCCGCTGCTCAAGCTGGTGGTCTCCATGCACAGCCTGACGCCCAAAATCCAGACCCACTTCCAGTTGGCACAGGAGCTAAGAAGCAGTGGCTCGTGTCAGGGCTTCACTTTCGCCCAGGTTGGCTCCGAACTAGCCTGCAGTTTCAACGAGCTGCAGAAGAAATTGTCTATGCCTCTGGCCAAGAACAGTTTAGATGCTGCCATCGTCACCTACAGCTTTGATCACATTTTCCCCGGCAGTGAGAATAATACCCGCACTGTTGTTTTATACGGCGATTTGGGCAGCTCACAATTCCGCACCTATCACAAGTTATTGGAAAAGGAGGCAAATGCTGGCAGGATTCGTTATATCCTGCGTCATCAGTTGGCCAAAAAGGACAAGCGACCAGTGCGCCTATCGGGCTATGGCGTGGAACTGCATCTGAAGAACACGGAATACAAGAGCCAGGACGATGCACCCAAACCCGAAGCGGGCTCCACTTCCGATGAGGATCTTGCCAATGAATCCGATGTTCAGGGCTTCGATTTCAAAGTGCTGAAGCAAAAACATCCTGCTCTCAAAAGAGCGCTGGACCAATTGCGTCAGCGTCTGCTCCAGGGAAACGATGAGATTGCTCAACTCAAGGCCTGGGAGTTCCAGGACTTGGGCCTCCAGGCAGCCGCTGCCGTGGCTGAAATTCAAGGGGATGAAACTCTGCAAATTCTGCAATACACGGCCCACAATTTCCCCATGCTGGCACGGACTCTGCTGGCCCACAAAGTGACGGATGGCCTGAGGGCGGAGGTGAAGCACAACACGGAAGCGTTTGGCAGAAGCCTGAATGTGGCTCCACCAGATGGTGCACTCTTCATCAACGGACTCTTCTTCGATGCGGACACCATGGATCTGTATTCGCTGATTGAGACGTTGCGCTCGGAAATGCGTGTTCTCGAGAGCCTGCACAGCAACAATGTGCGCGGTAGCCTGGCCAGCTCTTTGCTGGCCCTGGATCTTACGGCTTCCAGCAAAAAGGAGTTTGCCATCGATATCCGGGACACTGCCGTGCAGTGGGTTAACGACATTGAGAACGATGCTCAGTACAGGAGATGGCCTTCGTCGGTGATGGACCTCCTGCGTCCAACTTTTCCCGGAATGCTGCGGAATATCCGCAAGAATGTGTTCAACTTGGTTTTGGTCGTGGATGCACTGCAGCCAATCGCCAGGAGTGTTATTAAGCTGTCCGAATCGTTTGTCATCCATCAAGCTCCCATTCGCTTGGGTTTGGTCTTCGATGCAAGGGCTGCCAGCAAGGATAATCTTGAGGATTACATAGCCATCTCTTGTGCCTTCAACTATGTGAGCCAGAAGAAGGATGCCCGAGCTGCTCTGAGTTTCCTCACGGACATCTATGCAGCCGTGGGTGAGACCAAAGTGGTCACCAAAAGGGATATTGTAAAGCAACTGGCCAAGGAGTTTACCACCCTAAGCCAAAGCAAAGCGGAGGAGTTCCTGGAGGAGGATTCCACCTACGATTATGGCAGGGAGCTGGCTGCGGAGTTCATTCAGCGGTTGGGTTTCGGCGACAAGGGACAACCTCAGGCTCTGCTGAACGGCGTTCCAATGCCCAGCAACGTTGTGACCGCTGACAGTGACTTCGAGGAGGCCATCTTCACCGAGATTATGACCCACACTACCAATCTGCAAAAGGCAGTGTACAAAGGAGAAATGACGGACAGCGATGTGGCCATTGATTACTTGATGAACCAACCGCATGTGATGCCTAGATTAAATCAGAGGATTCTCAGCCAGGAGGATGTTAAATACCTTGATGTTAATGGCATGGCCTACAAGAATCTCGGTAACGTTGGTGTCTTAAATCGTCTGTCGAATCGTGACATGACCGCCACTTTGATGGAGAATCTTAAATACTTTGGCGGCAAGAAGTCTACGGAGCTGATTGGCCGATCATCGCTGCAGTTCCTCACCATCTGGGTATTTGCGGATCTGGAGACGGAAGAGGGTCGCGCACTGCTGACGCATGCCTTGGAATATGTCCAGAGTGGAGAGAGTGTGCGACTGGCCTTCGTTCCGAACACAGAAAGCTCCTCCGGATCGGACAAGCGGAATCTGAACCATCTGGTTTGGGCCGCCATGCAGAGTCTGCCGCCAACTCAAGCCACCGAGCAGGTTCTCAAGTGGCTGAAGAAACCAAAGCAGAAGATTGAGATACCCTCGCAGTTGGAGGATATCCTGGGATCCACAGAGCTGCACTTGAAGATGTTGCGGGTATACTCGCAGCGTGTGCTGGGTCTGAATAAATCCCAGCGATTGGTCATCGGCAACGGACGCCTCTATGGTCCTCTGTCCTCGGAGGAAACCTTTGATAGCGCCGATTTCGCTTTGCTGGCCAGGTTCAGTTCGCTGCAGTATGGCGATAAGGTGCGCCAGGTGTTGAAGGAATCCGCTCAGGATGTCGGTGAGGAGTTCACAAGCGATACTCTGGTCAAGCTCTATGCCAGTTTGCTACCCAGGCAAACTAAGACACGTTTTAAGCTACCCACGGACTTGAAAACCGATCATTCGGTTGTGAAACTTCCACCCAAACAGGAGAAGCTCCCGCACTTCGATATAGCCGCCGTTTTGGATCCCGCCTCGCGTGCAGCCCAAAAGCTAACGCCCATTCTGATTTTGCTCCGTCAAGTGTTGAACTGTCAACTGAATTTGTACTTAATTCCCGTGCCCCAGCACAGCGATATGCCCGTGAAGAACTTCTACAGATATGTTGTGGAGCCAGAGGTTCAATTCGAAGCGAATGGCGGTCGATCCGATGGTCCGTTGGCCAAATTCAGTGGGTTGCCAGCCAATCCTCTGCTGACTCAGCAGCTGCAGGTTCCCGAAAACTGGTTGGTGGAAGCTGTGCGTGCAGTTTACGATTTGGATAACATCAAGTTGACCGACATTGGTGGACCCGTGCACAGTGAATTCGATTTGGAGTATCTGCTGTTGGAGGGTCATTGCTTTGATGCAGCCAGTGGTGCGCCACCCAGAGGATTGCAGCTGGTGCTGGGCACCCAGAGTCAACCCACACTAGTGGACACCATTGTGATGGCCAATTTGGGTTACTTCCAACTGAAGGCCAATCCCGGAGCTTGGTCGCTGCGCCTGCGTGATGGAAAATCCTCGGATATATATGCAATAAGTCATATTGAAGGAACCAATACCCATCACACGGCTGGATCAACTGAAGTTCAGGCATTGATAACCTCGCTGCGATCCCATGTCGTCAAATTGCGGGTGTCCAAGAAGCCGGGCATGCAGCAGGCAGAACTTCTAGCCGATGACAACGAACAGGCAGCGCAAACTGGCATTTGGAACAGCATCGCCAGCAGTTTTGGCGGCAGCAATGCTAATCAGCCAACTGCGGATGAGGATACGGAGACCATCAACATTTTCTCCGTTGCATCGGGACATCTCTACGAGCGTCTGCTGAGGATCATGATGGTGTCGCTGCTGAAGCACACGAAATCGCCCGTTAAGTTCTGGTTCTTGAAGAACTACCTGTCGCCGCAGTTCACGGACTTCCTGCCGCACATGGCCAGCGAGTACAACTTCCAGTACGAGTTGGTCCAGTACAAGTGGCCGCGCTGGCTGCACCAGCAAACGGAAAAGCAGCGGACCATTTGGGGCTACAAGATCCTCTTCCTGGATGTGCTCTTCCCGCTGAACGTGAGAAAAATCATATTCGTGGATGCCGATGCCATTGTGAGAACCGATATCAAGGAGCTGTATGACTTGGATCTGGGTGGAGCGCCCTATGCCTACACGCCCTTCTGCGATTCGCGCAAGGAGATGGAGGGCTTCCGTTTCTGGAAGACCGGCTACTGGCGAAGCCATCTGATGGGCAGGCGCTACCACATTTCAGCTCTGTATGTGGTGGACTTGAGGAGATTCCGCAAGATTGCTGCGGGCGATAGGCTGAGAGGTCAGTATCAGGCACTCAGTCAAGATCCGAACAGCTTGTCCAATCTGGATCAGGATTTGCCCAACAACATGATCCACCAGGTGGCCATCAAGTCGCTGCCAGACGATTGGCTTTGGTGCCAGACGTGGTGCAGCGACAGCAACTTCAAGACCGCCAAGGTGATCGATCTGTGCAACAATCCGCAGACCAAGGAGGCCAAACTCACCGCCGCCCAGAGGATTGTGCCCGAGTGGAAGGACTACGATGCGGAGCTGAAGACCCTGTTGGCTCGCATCGAGGATCACGAGAATGCGCACGGCAGGGACTCCATTGTCGATGATTCGGCTGATGATTAGGTCACCACTGTGACGCCTTCTCATGAACCCAAACACGGCGAGCTGTGATCAACGCGTAGTTAAATCAACACGATTAGTGAATTTAAGTCAGATATCGATGGATCCACACTTGATTACTTAGCTAAGTCCCATCCCCCGACATAACGACTAAAAACacatttgtacattttaattagAACTTAATGCGATTGATAAcgtaaacaacaaaacagcTCACTAAAGTCTGAATTGTTCCTTTTACTCGATTTCAAAACGATTTTCTTGTCTTGCATTCCAAGCGCTCTGGCCACTAATTGAATTAAGCTGAATTTGAATGTCATTAAACTGTATACACTCGGAAGGCGTCTTTAAgttgaaaagtttttcaaatgtattaaaagttGGAGTGAATAGTATCTAAAAGTGTAACGTGTTTTATTGGGAGATCAGGCAGCTTTATCCCAAAAAGCTTTCGCTTTTGCATACTGTTGCAAGGTGGCAACgccaaattcaaataaaattaacgattaactttatttcaaattatattttgaatccTCTTGCGTTTGTATCTACattagaaaattaattaataattgtattATAATGCTGTtctactttattttttagctcTCAATATGAAATCTTctttattttagcaatttattagtaaattttaatttggtatTTTGTAAGGCAGATAGTGCAGTCCAAAGAAGGGGATCTTTATCATATTCATTATTTAGTTTGATCTGCTTCTCAGTTGactttcgtttttattttcaatctATTTTCTCAGCACTTGCATTGAAATTACCACTATTTTAGTTTAGCGTGTCtaatatatagttttaaaattttattcttcACTTCAGTTTTCGAACTAACGCTGAGTGTAGTATAAGATAGTTAATTAAAGCtttcattttattcaatttgctCAATATGTTAGTTATATATGTTTTGGTTCAGACTACGCAATTGTTTTCTATTCGCTTTGAACTAGATCATAAGTTTTTAAGGGAAATATATAGTTAACATATTATTTAGGGATCGCTTCTcgattaaataatataaaaaaatgcttCTGTCGAAAGGATTTTCCTTGTCAGTTTGaaatttgtgtattttgtatgagtattgtattgtattgtattgtatctgtatctgtatctgcatctggtGTATCTTGCGCTCCTCTTACTTGCTAAAAATTGACGAAACTACAATATTAGACAGTTCATTTCCGTATCTGCAGCTGTAGTCTTTGTTATCATCAGTTTAAAATGGTATAGGCATATTTGAATGAATGCTTCCCAGTTTCTTGAGTTCGATTCGTTGTTGATTTCTAAATAGGTATATTGCTTTAATCCAGGTGTTTATACATATCCTCCAGCTGCGGCTTAAAGTAGCTCTTTAATTGCGGTCTCTTGGCTTTGAATGTGGGCGTCAGCAGTCCGTTTTGGACCGAGAATGGATCCGGATGCAGATACACATCTTTTACCTTAAATGGTGTATGCATTATACAATGTTGTCAAGTTGCTATATAGTATTATTCACTTACCTGTTCGAATGACTTGAGTCCACTCTGCTTGCCCCAGTTGAGCATGTCGTTCATGATCAGCTCCTTGACATTCTTATTATTGCACAGGACGGAGAGTGTGCCGCGTACATTGTTCTCCGTGGCCCATTGCTTCAGTACATCGGTATCAGGTACAACAACAGCGATTATGCAGCTCTGAAAAGGGTCcagaaaatacaaaactaaAGTTTTGAATCTCTAACCTTATAGCAAAAACTACTTTGTAAGCATTTGTatgatttttaatatgataatgttgtttgtaaaataattttaaattcctaCCCTCACCCGCTTAAACTATGAACCTTGCTGAGTTTATGGCATACcaaatggatttttttttggaaaaaatatttttgtaggATCTGAACATTGTACTTACGTTTATCACTCATACGTTCTGTTgcctttaataaaaatatgtattcttACATTacgtggcgtatgagtaatatttacggaaacttttatttatagagAAAATTCATATTGGATTTCTATTAATATAATGGTGTTGGAAGACCTAGCTTTAAAGATTATATTGAAcacaaaatttgtttctgCTTTGTATAGTACATAAAATGGTACGATCAATGGTATTTTCTTCAagtttgttatatatttagttcttatttatagtttatatttaatgtatttttaattagtaaAATTAACTCACCTTTAAGCTCTCTCCATAAACATAGACTTGGTTAACGTATTGACTGAGCGTGTAGATGTTCTCGATTTTCTCGGGCACTATGTACTCGCCCTGGCTGAGTTTGAAGATGTGTTTGCGGCGATCGATGATCCGCAGGGTTCCATTTGGAAGCCACATGCCCACGTCGCCGGTGTGATGCCAGCCCTCCGAATCGATGGCCTCCGCCGTCTTCTCGGGATCCTTATAGTagctaaataaaaagtaaattgaTTAAGTAAAGATAATTCAATGGATATAATGGATATACCCACCCATGGAACACATTCGATCCTCGCACACACACCTCCCCCGTGTTTTGGTTGGCAAAGTACTCCATCTCTGGGACATCCACCAGTTTGACAGCGTTGCAGGACACGGGTGGTCCCACATGGTTGGGCACATGATCACCCTGAACGGTGAGGGTTATGGCTCCCGTGCACTCCGTCTGGCCATATCCCTCGAGCACCAAACAGCCCAGGGCACAGCGCATGAAGGTGAGCACATTGCCGGCCAGCGGAGCCGAACCGACGACCATGAGCCGCAGATTGCCGCCAAAGGCCTGATGCACCTTCTTGAAGACCAACTTGTCCCAGCAGCCGTTCCTCCGCAGGACACCCCTGGCGATCTCCTTCTCTTTGGCCCGCATGGCCATGTTGAAGAGGCCCCGCTTCAGTCCGGAGGCGGCTATTTCAATCTGGATCTTGTCGTAGACGCGATTCAGGAGTCGCGGCACGGCCGGCATCACCGTTGGCTTCAGCATCTTCAGGTCGTTCGTGAGCTCCTTGATGTCGCCGGAATAGAAGCCCACACAGCCGCCCACATAGTACATGCCATTTTCGCAGCACCGCTCGAACATGTGGGCGAGGGGCAGGAAGGAGACCATCACATCGCCGGCCCGGATGCGATGGTCGCCCATCTGCAGGATCACAGAACAGACGCCGGCCACCACGTTGCCGTGGGTGAGCATCACGCCCTTGGGATTGCCCGTCGTCCCCGATGTATAGCACACCGTGCACAGATCCTCTGCCGTAGGCGCAATCTCCGGATGATTGCCCTTGGCGCCCAGTTTCTCCACATCGATGAAGGAGAAGATCTGGATGCCACGACTGCGGGCTCGTTCCAGGGTCGTCTGGCGGATGGGCTTGATGGCCACTATGATCTTCAGGCTGCGTGGCGCCTTCTCCAGCAGCATGGCCGCCTTGCCGTCGTCCTCCACGATCACAATCGCCATGTCCGTCTGGCGGATGATGAAGGCACAGGCATCGGGACCCAGGGTGTCGTACAGTGGCACCACCACCAGCGAGAACGAGTAGCAGCCCTGCTCGTACAGGATCCACTCCGGCCGGTTCTGCGAGTATATGCCAATCAGCTGCTTGGGCCGGGCTCCCAGCGCCAGCATTCCGGCGCCAAAGTTCTTGGCTCGCAGCAGGGCCTCGTCATAGTTGATCCACTAAATGGGTgatacatttaaataacattaaaattatgctttttacttaaacttatttatatatttgaggAACTTTGAGAACAAAATATGAAAGccattaaaaagtaaataccAGTAGGTCAAAATTTCTAAAAGAAATCTAGGAAATTGTATTCAAATAAACTGGACAGCAAAGTAGccgtttttaaatttcttcaaaGTATTTACATGACTCATAGATCCTTTTTTTAAGAACTGgcctaaatattttgtaagtttATAGAACTTCttcacattatttttaaaattcacggtttcttttttaaatactttgtcTTTAATATTGTGTAAAcatataaactttaaaatttatttttacgaaTACCCGTTACGCTATTTAAAATTGCTCTTTCGCGTTCATTTAAAATCAAGTTTTCAggaaacttaaatttaaaaaaaatatgttttcaaattaatatttaaaacatctGACAATGAATTTAATAAGTCTTTTCGAACTCAAAAACTTTTCAACCATAAAATGGggctatatttatttagaacaAAAATGGATACTAAtctatatttttgaaaactacaCCTTTTTCTAATTCTTAGACAAAATCTCACCTGGTATGGGGATGTCAGGGTTTCACGCCAACCGAGACACGGTCCATTGTTGGAGGCGTAGGCGCCCTCGCGGAACGTCTGGTATAAGGTGCGGACATTCTCTGTGATGTAGGACACGAACTTTCCGTTCTTCGACTCCTTGTAAAATTTGGAGACGTGTATTTGTTCTGGACCCTGCAATGCGAGTGAGGTGACCCCGAAAGAAACAGAGAAATCGAGGACATGCAATGAGTGAGAGACGTTTTGAGAGATATTGGGATAGAATTCAATGGGATACAATATATACAATCAATAGATCAATGGAGTATGTGCGGCATATTGcatgtattaaattaaattgtttgtcttcagtcaaaaaaatataaatttttggttttatcgtgttttatgtttaattaaagGTAATTGCTCAAGAGGAAATACAAAACTTAttgattttagtttaaattacgATAAGAATCAATAAGCGCACCTAAAAATTGTCCTTATGCGGAAAACGAtcattttagttatttttatattcttcaAGCTTTTATAGCCCATCACTCAGCCCATTTCactttgtgtgtgtttatttttggctacTCGCACAATAAATCACACCCAGTTGTtagaataaaatcaataaccatttaaatttataaacgtaGCCGATCGCTATGATGTATGGTTTATTTTGGGGCTAGAGACATAAACCTATCACTCGACGGGATTTCAATTGGACGCCGAGAGCAGAGTAGTACCTATAGAGCACTTCCTTTATGGTAAACAGCTGCGAATGAAATTATCGCAATGGTCGAAAGTGTTGATGTACGAGAACGAATATCAAAATACACTACGATGGGggaataatttttgttggGGGTGTGCTGGGAGGAGGATCTTAAAAGttagtttatttgtttttactgcCTGATTTTAATgagcaaaatgtattttcaacTATAATCTTTTTTCACAGATTAAAGTGCTTTCcgaattaattttgtttatatttaattgatgACGCAAGTCAAAGGGGGAAAGTGTTAGTTTCAAGAGCATACCCCGAGGGGCACATGGAGCCTACCCTGTGGTGGATATCTTGACGATGATCATATATGATCTAGCCCACAAAAATGTAAGAGatagtaaacaaaaataaaagaagcaaaataaagtttatattattaattgctTAGTTAATCAGGTGTTAGTAAggcattgttttatttattttctaggGGCATTTTTCCTCAAAGGCTGTTACCTTAAGCACATCGCTCTGATTGCTTAGCTCGATGGGCACTCGTATGCTGGTAATTTGGCCGCAACAAGACATTTTTCCCACTCAGTTTTATTAtcactttttgtttgattttattgttgcAATTTATTAGGCACTATCTTGACTTGTGGTTTCCTTTATTGATCGTTCAGATTTCATCTGGCATTTAATATGCACATTTTCCAAGCGACTGAAAAACAATTATGTGAATTTTCGCACATTTTAGTACCAAAATTTGCATTGATCTTCTGCCGTTGTGTCGTTTTATTGCCACGAAAATCTCACGTTCGATTTGACCAAAGAAAgaaatacacattttatttCTCACATTAGCCGTTTTTCAAGCCCGCACGATAATCGTTTAAATACTAATTAGCGCGCGTAAAAATAgacttttaatttgtaattacaaAGGGTAAGTGGTAAATGTTTTTCGTTTACATCGAAAGCTGTTCATTATTTGGCCATTGTTTAAGCATagcttaaacaataaaaatacagcATAAGATTGTTCACTTTAAAATTCTCTTTCCGaattgcaaatattatttaattttaataaggtTTATtagtaaaaatgttaaataacaACCACTGAAGTCTTTTAAGAATACTATATCTTTGCACTAGACTagcttttattaaataattatatttttaaaattccaaatccaactgtttttattaaattttaaaattaaattaattaatccaACTATTTTACAAGTTTCTTTGATTTATGCCCATGTCATTTGTAACGCATCACAGGCCAagctaaaattcaaaaagcaAAGCATAATTATGACGCCTGTCTGTccgtttacatttttttttggcaagtgCAGCCcattcaattttgtttataa
Protein-coding regions in this window:
- the LOC128257882 gene encoding UDP-glucose:glycoprotein glucosyltransferase, which translates into the protein MLRAVALCVSVVLLALLYTPISGESSQSYPITTLINAKWTQTPLYLEIAEYLADEQAGLFWDYVSGVTKLDTALNEYETESQQYNVALELVKNHVSSPQLPLLKLVVSMHSLTPKIQTHFQLAQELRSSGSCQGFTFAQVGSELACSFNELQKKLSMPLAKNSLDAAIVTYSFDHIFPGSENNTRTVVLYGDLGSSQFRTYHKLLEKEANAGRIRYILRHQLAKKDKRPVRLSGYGVELHLKNTEYKSQDDAPKPEAGSTSDEDLANESDVQGFDFKVLKQKHPALKRALDQLRQRLLQGNDEIAQLKAWEFQDLGLQAAAAVAEIQGDETLQILQYTAHNFPMLARTLLAHKVTDGLRAEVKHNTEAFGRSLNVAPPDGALFINGLFFDADTMDLYSLIETLRSEMRVLESLHSNNVRGSLASSLLALDLTASSKKEFAIDIRDTAVQWVNDIENDAQYRRWPSSVMDLLRPTFPGMLRNIRKNVFNLVLVVDALQPIARSVIKLSESFVIHQAPIRLGLVFDARAASKDNLEDYIAISCAFNYVSQKKDARAALSFLTDIYAAVGETKVVTKRDIVKQLAKEFTTLSQSKAEEFLEEDSTYDYGRELAAEFIQRLGFGDKGQPQALLNGVPMPSNVVTADSDFEEAIFTEIMTHTTNLQKAVYKGEMTDSDVAIDYLMNQPHVMPRLNQRILSQEDVKYLDVNGMAYKNLGNVGVLNRLSNRDMTATLMENLKYFGGKKSTELIGRSSLQFLTIWVFADLETEEGRALLTHALEYVQSGESVRLAFVPNTESSSGSDKRNLNHLVWAAMQSLPPTQATEQVLKWLKKPKQKIEIPSQLEDILGSTELHLKMLRVYSQRVLGLNKSQRLVIGNGRLYGPLSSEETFDSADFALLARFSSLQYGDKVRQVLKESAQDVGEEFTSDTLVKLYASLLPRQTKTRFKLPTDLKTDHSVVKLPPKQEKLPHFDIAAVLDPASRAAQKLTPILILLRQVLNCQLNLYLIPVPQHSDMPVKNFYRYVVEPEVQFEANGGRSDGPLAKFSGLPANPLLTQQLQVPENWLVEAVRAVYDLDNIKLTDIGGPVHSEFDLEYLLLEGHCFDAASGAPPRGLQLVLGTQSQPTLVDTIVMANLGYFQLKANPGAWSLRLRDGKSSDIYAISHIEGTNTHHTAGSTEVQALITSLRSHVVKLRVSKKPGMQQAELLADDNEQAAQTGIWNSIASSFGGSNANQPTADEDTETINIFSVASGHLYERLLRIMMVSLLKHTKSPVKFWFLKNYLSPQFTDFLPHMASEYNFQYELVQYKWPRWLHQQTEKQRTIWGYKILFLDVLFPLNVRKIIFVDADAIVRTDIKELYDLDLGGAPYAYTPFCDSRKEMEGFRFWKTGYWRSHLMGRRYHISALYVVDLRRFRKIAAGDRLRGQYQALSQDPNSLSNLDQDLPNNMIHQVAIKSLPDDWLWCQTWCSDSNFKTAKVIDLCNNPQTKEAKLTAAQRIVPEWKDYDAELKTLLARIEDHENAHGRDSIVDDSADD